In Gopherus flavomarginatus isolate rGopFla2 chromosome 5, rGopFla2.mat.asm, whole genome shotgun sequence, one DNA window encodes the following:
- the SIX6 gene encoding homeobox protein SIX6, producing MFQLPILNFSPQQVAGVCETLEESGDIERLGRFLWSLPVAPAACEALNKNESVLRARAIVAFHTGNYRELYHILENHKFTKESHAKLQALWLEAHYQEAEKLRGRPLGPVDKYRVRKKFPLPRTIWDGEQKTHCFKERTRHLLREWYLQDPYPNPSKKRELAQATGLTPTQVGNWFKNRRQRDRAAAAKNRLQQQVLSQGSVRSLQAEEESAGEPLGAASSPAASLSSKAATSAISITSSDSECDI from the exons ATGTTCCAGCTGCCCATCCTCAATTTCAGCCCCCAGCAAGTGGCCGGGGTCTGCGAGACCCTGGAGGAGAGCGGGGACATTGAGCGCCTGGGTCGCTTCCTCTGGTCCCTGCCGGTGGCCCCCGCGGCATGCGAGGCCCTGAACAAGAACGAGTCGGTGCTGAGAGCCCGGGCCATCGTGGCCTTCCACACGGGGAACTACCGGGAGCTCTACCACATCCTGGAGAACCACAAGTTCACCAAGGAGTCGCACGCCAAGCTGCAGGCCCTCTGGCTGGAGGCGCACTACCAGGAAGCCGAGAAGCTGCGGGGCCGACCCCTGGGGCCGGTGGACAAGTACCGGGTCCGGAAGAAGTTCCCCTTGCCCCGCACCATCTGGGACGGGGAGCAGAAGACGCATTGCTTCAAGGAGAGGACGAGGCACTTGCTACGGGAGTGGTACCTGCAGGACCCTtaccccaaccccagcaaaaAGCGAGAACTGGCCCAGGCTACCGGACTTACCCCTACACAAGTGGGCAACTGGTTCAAAAACCGCAGACAAagagacagggcagcagccgcTAAGAACAG GCTACAGCAGCAGGTCTTATCCCAAGGCTCGGTGCGCTCGCTGCAGGCCGAGGAGGAGAGCGCAGGGGAGCCGCTGGGGGCCGCCTCCAGCCCCGCAGCCAGCCTGTCCAGCAAAGCGgccacctctgccatttccatcaCATCCAGCGACAGTGAATGTGACATCTGA